A region from the uncultured Bacteroides sp. genome encodes:
- a CDS encoding SDR family NAD(P)-dependent oxidoreductase has protein sequence MDNSKIWFITGASKGMGLLLTKLLLNKGHKVAATSRNINNLKENVGFESEHFLPLAVDITNENSVKEAITQTVDYFDGMDVVVNNAGFSYIGSIEELTDEEFRKALDVNLFGMVNVIRASLSQFRKQHSGHIINIASAAGYIAGANIGSYVTSKFAMVGLTESLALETAPLNIKATVVLPGSFRTNFLNEDSLDYAKNPITEYQSGKTYESFATRAGKQPGNPNKLVAELLKLAEMENPPIHLIFGSDSYTMIVDKMKANLHEFEKYRHISDSTNF, from the coding sequence ATGGATAATTCTAAAATATGGTTCATTACAGGCGCATCAAAAGGGATGGGACTACTTCTGACCAAGTTACTTTTAAATAAAGGTCATAAAGTCGCAGCAACATCAAGGAATATTAATAATCTGAAAGAAAATGTAGGGTTTGAGAGCGAGCATTTTTTGCCATTGGCTGTGGATATCACGAATGAAAATAGCGTGAAAGAAGCTATCACTCAAACGGTCGATTATTTTGACGGAATGGATGTAGTGGTTAACAATGCTGGCTTTTCCTATATTGGTAGTATAGAAGAACTTACAGATGAAGAGTTCAGAAAAGCTTTGGATGTCAATCTGTTTGGGATGGTAAATGTTATCAGAGCATCATTGTCTCAATTCAGGAAACAGCACTCAGGACATATTATCAACATTGCCTCTGCCGCTGGCTATATAGCAGGTGCTAACATTGGCAGTTATGTAACCTCAAAGTTTGCAATGGTAGGGCTTACAGAATCTTTGGCTTTGGAAACAGCTCCATTAAATATTAAAGCAACGGTCGTTTTACCTGGGTCATTCAGAACTAATTTTTTGAATGAAGATTCTTTGGACTATGCTAAAAATCCAATAACGGAATATCAAAGCGGCAAGACTTATGAAAGTTTTGCAACAAGAGCAGGAAAACAGCCTGGAAATCCCAATAAGTTAGTTGCAGAATTACTCAAGTTGGCAGAAATGGAAAACCCACCTATTCATTTGATATTTGGCTCTGACAGTTATACTATGATTGTGGATAAGATGAAGGCAAACCTACATGAATTTGAAAAGTATCGTCATATTTCAGATTCGACTAATTTCTAA
- a CDS encoding alpha/beta hydrolase codes for MSNNQKVQTVDYRHLKEGKNPVYFMSQGYKLAGDLYLPKDFDSNKKYPTVIYTRPGTQVKEQTGTTYGVKLSAKGYVFLAFDPKNFGDSEGEVRNYESIHNMVPNTTDAISFLRTLKFIDRDKFYGLGACAGAPYICNVAIGDVRIKAVATLVGNFDAAASLFGAYPKELLDKMLAVAAEAKQRYYETGEYDTAPTFGGMPIPLPDSAPKAMKDGYEYYFNRAGQDKCPNYSPYYPTIGLPVDPSRVFVNQAKYFTTPFLVIAGSEAFTRDMDKQVFDMAAGEKEWMVIEGASHMDLYDIDQYLDPAMDKVDEFFKKYW; via the coding sequence ATGAGTAATAATCAAAAAGTACAAACAGTTGATTACAGACATTTGAAAGAAGGGAAAAACCCTGTATATTTTATGAGTCAGGGATATAAACTTGCCGGAGATTTATACTTGCCCAAAGATTTTGACAGCAATAAAAAATACCCGACTGTAATATACACGCGCCCCGGAACACAAGTGAAAGAACAAACAGGGACGACTTATGGAGTCAAACTCTCAGCTAAAGGATATGTATTTCTGGCTTTTGATCCAAAAAATTTTGGAGACAGTGAAGGTGAAGTGAGAAATTATGAATCTATTCATAATATGGTTCCAAATACCACTGATGCCATAAGCTTTCTGAGAACATTAAAATTTATTGATAGAGATAAATTTTATGGTTTGGGTGCCTGTGCCGGTGCTCCGTATATCTGCAATGTTGCAATTGGTGATGTGCGCATTAAGGCGGTGGCAACACTTGTTGGTAATTTTGATGCCGCTGCAAGTTTATTTGGTGCTTATCCCAAAGAGTTATTAGACAAAATGTTGGCAGTTGCCGCTGAAGCCAAACAGAGGTATTATGAAACTGGAGAATATGACACAGCACCTACTTTCGGTGGGATGCCTATACCTCTTCCAGATAGTGCGCCCAAAGCGATGAAAGATGGCTACGAATATTATTTCAACAGAGCCGGACAAGACAAATGCCCAAATTATTCTCCATATTATCCAACTATTGGGTTGCCGGTAGATCCTTCAAGAGTATTTGTTAATCAGGCGAAATATTTCACCACACCATTTCTCGTGATTGCTGGTAGTGAAGCCTTTACACGCGATATGGATAAACAGGTTTTCGATATGGCAGCAGGAGAGAAAGAATGGATGGTTATAGAGGGTGCATCTCATATGGATTTATATGATATAGACCAATATTTGGATCCGGCCATGGATAAGGTTGATGAGTTTTTCAAGAAGTATTGGTAA
- a CDS encoding SDR family oxidoreductase: protein MNNQKEKVWFITGASKGFGLALVKQLLANGHKVAATSRNALKIEEEIGSNPNLLPLTVDITNENEVKLAIEETVKTFGKIDVAVNNAGYMLLGALEEVSAKEFQQSMNVNVFAFQNVIRNVMPHFRKQGSGHFFNFASSAGYSADACAGSYNAVKSAIIGFSEALALEVKPFNVKVTIVSPGLFRTNFLGAFPVTQNKIEAYNTQQLVDAMNLFNGQQPGNPDKLVKILIDIAGKENAPLHLLMGKDAYERAVDYYESQLEKLKKLKELSFSTNFE from the coding sequence ATGAATAATCAAAAAGAGAAAGTATGGTTTATAACCGGTGCTTCAAAAGGTTTCGGTCTGGCTCTTGTAAAACAATTATTGGCAAACGGACATAAAGTAGCCGCAACTTCCCGAAACGCACTAAAAATTGAAGAGGAAATAGGCTCAAACCCTAATCTATTGCCCCTCACGGTAGACATTACCAACGAAAATGAAGTGAAATTAGCAATTGAAGAAACGGTAAAAACATTCGGGAAAATTGATGTAGCTGTAAATAACGCAGGCTATATGCTGTTGGGGGCTTTAGAAGAAGTTTCGGCAAAAGAATTTCAGCAATCAATGAATGTGAATGTATTTGCTTTTCAAAATGTAATCAGAAATGTAATGCCACATTTCCGTAAACAAGGAAGTGGGCATTTTTTCAATTTTGCTTCGTCCGCAGGGTATTCTGCCGACGCATGTGCGGGAAGTTACAACGCTGTAAAATCAGCTATCATTGGCTTTTCTGAAGCTTTGGCATTGGAAGTAAAACCTTTTAATGTGAAGGTAACCATTGTGTCTCCAGGACTTTTCAGAACAAATTTTCTGGGAGCATTTCCGGTAACCCAAAATAAAATAGAGGCATATAACACGCAACAATTAGTTGATGCTATGAATCTATTTAACGGACAACAACCCGGCAATCCTGATAAATTAGTGAAGATTCTAATTGATATTGCAGGAAAGGAAAATGCACCTTTGCACTTGTTGATGGGAAAAGATGCCTACGAAAGAGCTGTCGATTATTATGAATCACAACTGGAAAAATTGAAAAAATTGAAGGAACTAAGCTTTTCAACAAACTTCGAGTAA
- a CDS encoding helix-turn-helix domain-containing protein, which produces METLIALFPLFYKIQNYKMEKPHNIKSITEYHNLLGVAKPRHPLISLINHEDIQHYNSEKLRNKTYNFYAVSRKVNFEGTMKYGQHYYDFQEGVMVFHGPRQVIVSELTNDAKLKGWTLLIHPDFIRTYPLIDKFKKFGFFSYAMNEALHLSEEESNTIEEVMDTIRKEYNSGIDIYSQDILISQIELLLNYCNRFYNRQFITRKTVNSELLVKFEKLLSNYFESSDLQMKGIPTVQYFSNELNMSANYLSDMLRSLTGQSTQQHIQDKLIEKAKEILTTTDLMVSEIAYELGFEYPQSFSKLFKSKTNITPLEYRQSFN; this is translated from the coding sequence ATGGAAACATTGATAGCATTGTTTCCATTGTTCTATAAAATCCAAAATTATAAAATGGAAAAACCGCATAACATAAAATCAATCACCGAGTACCATAACTTGTTGGGTGTTGCCAAACCAAGGCATCCACTCATTAGCCTTATAAATCATGAAGACATACAACATTACAATAGTGAAAAACTGAGAAACAAAACCTATAATTTTTATGCTGTTAGCAGGAAAGTAAATTTTGAAGGAACGATGAAGTATGGTCAACATTATTATGATTTTCAGGAGGGTGTAATGGTCTTTCACGGACCAAGACAAGTAATTGTTTCTGAATTGACAAACGATGCAAAATTAAAAGGTTGGACATTGTTAATTCACCCTGATTTTATAAGAACATATCCACTAATCGATAAATTTAAAAAATTTGGATTTTTCTCTTATGCGATGAATGAAGCTTTACATTTATCAGAAGAAGAATCGAATACGATTGAAGAAGTAATGGATACCATTCGCAAGGAATATAATTCAGGTATTGATATTTACAGTCAGGATATCCTGATTTCCCAGATTGAATTATTATTGAACTATTGCAATAGATTCTATAATCGTCAGTTCATAACCAGAAAAACAGTCAATAGTGAATTATTGGTAAAATTTGAGAAATTATTATCCAATTATTTTGAAAGTTCTGATTTGCAGATGAAAGGCATTCCTACAGTTCAGTATTTTTCCAATGAATTGAATATGTCTGCCAATTATTTGAGCGATATGCTCAGATCTCTCACAGGACAGAGTACACAGCAACATATTCAGGATAAACTAATAGAAAAAGCAAAAGAAATATTAACTACTACAGACTTGATGGTTAGTGAAATAGCTTATGAATTAGGATTTGAATATCCTCAATCATTCAGCAAATTATTTAAGAGCAAGACGAATATAACGCCATTAGAATATCGGCAATCTTTTAATTAG
- the feoB gene encoding ferrous iron transport protein B, which yields MRLSELKTGEKGVIVKVLGHGGFRKRIVEMGFIKGKTVEVMLNAPLNDPIKYKVLGYEVSLRRQEAGMVEVLSEEETKEFVYRHRQRRFQHNRMAEGVQNEGEAKKTLNCSAQNKGGAYGECTCRSEEKLKKIALGKRRTINVALVGNPNCGKTSLFNLASGAHEHVGNYSGVTVDAKEGYFDFEGYHFKLVDLPGTYSLSAYTPEELYVRRHIIDETPDVIINVIDSSNLERNLYLTTQLIDMNVRMVIALNMYDELESSGNTLNHQLLSKLFGVPMVPTVCKKQRGIDKLFHIIINLYEGADFVDEKGNINPEVAKELQEWHRTHVDEQHHEAHMEDYARLQKPAESIFRHIHINHGPDLEKAIDYVKEEISKNESIRHKYSTRFLSIKLLENDPEIEQLVRILPNGEEIIRKRDKAARRVAETLSEDCESAVTDAKYGFISGALKETFIDNHLEQQQVTKVLDSIVTHRLWGFPLFFLFMYLMFEGTFVLGEYPMKAIEWIVELLGNLIRGGMSEGPLKDMLIDGIIGGVGSVIVFLPNILILYLCISFMEDSGYMARAAFIMDKIMHKMGLHGKSFIPLIMGFGCNVPAIMASRTIENHKSRLITMLVNPLMSCSARLPIYMVLVGAFFPHNAGLVLFSIYGIGIFLAVILARLFSKFLVKGNDTPFVMELPPYRMPTMKSIFRHTWEKGAQYLKKMGGIIMLASVIIWFLGYYPNHDGYNTVAEQQENSYIGQIGKVVEPALAPLGFDWKLSIGLFSGMGAKELVVSTLGVLYTNNADVDTVSLAKRIPITPLVAFCYMLFVLLYFPCIATLVAIKQESGSWKWAAFAALYTTTLAWVVSFIVYQVGSLFL from the coding sequence ATGCGTTTATCCGAACTCAAAACAGGAGAAAAAGGAGTTATAGTTAAAGTGCTCGGCCACGGTGGGTTTCGTAAGCGCATTGTAGAGATGGGCTTTATTAAAGGAAAAACAGTGGAAGTAATGCTTAATGCTCCGCTCAATGATCCGATAAAGTACAAAGTATTAGGTTATGAGGTTTCTCTTCGCAGGCAAGAAGCCGGTATGGTAGAAGTTCTCAGTGAGGAAGAGACAAAAGAGTTTGTTTACAGACATAGACAAAGACGTTTTCAACACAACCGAATGGCGGAGGGAGTACAGAATGAAGGCGAAGCAAAAAAAACGTTGAACTGCTCGGCGCAAAACAAAGGCGGAGCGTACGGAGAATGTACCTGTCGTTCGGAAGAAAAGCTTAAAAAAATAGCCTTGGGTAAACGTAGAACCATTAATGTGGCATTGGTTGGTAACCCCAATTGTGGCAAAACATCTTTATTTAATCTGGCATCAGGAGCTCACGAACATGTGGGAAACTACAGCGGCGTAACGGTAGATGCCAAAGAGGGCTATTTTGATTTTGAAGGCTATCATTTTAAGTTGGTCGATCTGCCCGGTACTTATTCCCTCTCGGCCTATACTCCTGAAGAACTCTATGTGAGGCGACACATCATAGATGAAACACCTGATGTCATTATCAATGTCATTGATTCATCCAATCTGGAACGGAATCTTTATCTTACCACTCAGCTAATTGATATGAATGTGCGTATGGTCATAGCACTAAATATGTACGACGAATTAGAATCGAGTGGCAATACGCTTAATCATCAACTACTCAGTAAACTCTTCGGAGTACCTATGGTGCCTACCGTTTGCAAAAAGCAAAGAGGCATTGATAAATTATTTCATATTATCATCAATCTTTATGAAGGGGCCGATTTTGTAGATGAAAAAGGCAATATCAATCCGGAGGTAGCAAAAGAATTGCAAGAATGGCATCGGACTCATGTAGACGAGCAACACCACGAAGCACACATGGAAGATTATGCTCGTCTGCAAAAGCCAGCAGAGAGTATTTTCAGACATATTCATATCAATCACGGACCCGATCTGGAAAAGGCGATTGATTATGTGAAAGAAGAAATCTCAAAGAATGAGTCTATCCGTCATAAATATTCCACCCGTTTTCTCTCTATCAAATTATTGGAGAATGATCCCGAAATAGAACAATTGGTTCGGATTCTGCCTAACGGAGAAGAAATCATACGGAAGCGAGATAAAGCCGCCAGGCGGGTAGCCGAAACGTTGAGTGAAGATTGCGAGTCGGCTGTTACCGATGCTAAATACGGATTTATCAGTGGTGCACTTAAAGAAACCTTTATTGATAATCATCTGGAGCAACAACAAGTCACCAAGGTGCTCGATTCCATAGTTACGCATCGTTTATGGGGATTCCCCCTCTTTTTTCTTTTTATGTATCTGATGTTCGAAGGCACGTTTGTTCTTGGCGAATATCCCATGAAGGCTATCGAATGGATTGTTGAGCTTCTTGGCAACCTGATACGGGGTGGCATGAGTGAAGGTCCATTGAAAGATATGCTCATCGACGGAATTATAGGTGGAGTAGGGAGCGTTATTGTTTTTCTTCCCAACATACTGATTTTGTACCTATGCATATCTTTTATGGAAGATTCGGGCTACATGGCTCGTGCCGCATTTATTATGGATAAGATTATGCACAAGATGGGGTTACATGGAAAATCCTTTATTCCCCTTATCATGGGCTTTGGTTGTAATGTGCCTGCTATTATGGCTTCTCGCACAATAGAAAACCATAAAAGCAGGCTGATCACGATGCTGGTCAACCCCCTGATGTCGTGCAGCGCGCGCTTACCTATCTATATGGTACTTGTAGGCGCTTTTTTTCCTCATAATGCCGGTCTGGTGCTTTTTTCTATTTACGGAATCGGCATTTTTCTGGCCGTAATTCTGGCGCGCTTATTTAGTAAGTTTCTGGTGAAAGGCAATGATACCCCTTTTGTAATGGAATTGCCTCCTTATCGCATGCCGACAATGAAATCTATTTTTCGCCATACATGGGAGAAAGGAGCACAATATCTGAAGAAAATGGGAGGCATCATTATGCTTGCTTCCGTCATTATCTGGTTTTTAGGTTATTATCCCAATCATGATGGTTATAATACGGTAGCCGAGCAACAAGAAAACTCCTATATCGGCCAGATAGGCAAAGTGGTAGAACCAGCTTTGGCGCCGTTAGGCTTCGATTGGAAACTAAGCATCGGACTTTTTTCGGGCATGGGAGCTAAAGAATTAGTAGTTAGTACGCTGGGAGTGCTCTATACCAATAATGCCGATGTAGATACCGTTAGCCTGGCCAAACGTATTCCTATTACACCTCTGGTAGCGTTTTGCTATATGCTTTTTGTTCTTCTCTATTTCCCTTGCATAGCAACGCTGGTTGCCATCAAGCAAGAATCGGGTAGCTGGAAGTGGGCTGCTTTTGCAGCCTTATACACTACCACCTTAGCGTGGGTAGTATCGTTTATTGTTTATCAAGTAGGGAGTTTATTCTTATGA